A region of Lycium barbarum isolate Lr01 chromosome 3, ASM1917538v2, whole genome shotgun sequence DNA encodes the following proteins:
- the LOC132630968 gene encoding uncharacterized mitochondrial protein AtMg00810-like, translating into MHQKKYAWELISEVGLAGAKKKPIITPIDTNVKLTSKDNDKIVQLNGKIGEDFGTDQAAYQRLVGKLLYLTVTRPDISFVVQSLSQFLQQPKTSHMEVALRTVRYVKNQPGQGLLLSSNYNNKVTAYCDADWAACPITRRSVTGFMIKLDDSLVSRKSKKQTVISISSAEAEYRSLATTTAELTW; encoded by the coding sequence ATGCACCAAAAGAAGTATGCTTGGGAGCTTATCTCAGAAGTTGGATTAGCAGGTGCTAAAAAAAAACCAATTATCACTCCTATTGACACAAATGTTAAGCTTACTTCAAAAGATAACGATAAGATAGTGCAACTAAATGGAAAAATAGGAGAAGATTTTGGAACTGATCAGGCTGCTTACCAAAGACTTGTAGGAAAGTTACTGTACTTGACAGTAACAAGACCTGATATCTCATTTGTTGTACAAAGTCTAAGTCAGTTTTTGCAACAACCAAAGACTTCACATATGGAGGTTGCTCTAAGGACCGTTAGGTATGTCAAAAATCAACCAGGACAAGGCTTGCTACTCTCTAGTAACTACAACAACAAAGTGACTGCTTATTGTGATGCAGACTGGGCTGCATGTCCTATAACTAGAAGGTCAGTTACAGGATTTATGATCAAACTAGATGATTCACTAGTATCCAGGAAATCAAAGAAACAAACAGTGATTTCCATAAGTTCTGCAGAAGCAGAATATAGAAGTTTGGCAACAACTACTGCAGAACTAACTTGGTAA
- the LOC132630969 gene encoding uncharacterized protein LOC132630969 produces the protein MVEDVALIAPSNPSNPEWTIDTGTTNHMTSNSKLLNKDTINKTIVPKRAPTTALNNLSAYEKYYNCVPSLNHLSILGCLCFAKDLTQHDRMQSRAKIAIHMGYSDTQKGYVIYDLANNVFFVNRDVVFNEDILPFKIKYATSKSCKANGDIERFKARLVAKGYSQKEGIDYQETFSLIVKMVPVRTVLSIAAAKKWHIHEINVYNAFLQGYLYDEIYMELPKGFSSHREKSVCRLIKSLYGLKQAPTQWNAKLPKALIKFNFKQSQYDHSLFIKWSKAL, from the exons ATGGTAGAAGATGTGGCACTGATAGCCCCCAGTAATCCCAGTAATCCTGAATGGACAATTGATACTGGGACCACCAATCACATGACTTCTAATTCTAAGTTATTGAATAAGGATACCATTAACAAAACAATAGTTCCTAAAAGA GCTCCAACTACTGCGTTGAACAATTTGTCTGCTTATGAAAAATACTACAATTGCGTACCTTCTCTAAATCATTTAAGTATACTAGGCTGCTTGTGCTTTGCAAAAGATTTAACTCAACATGATAGAATGCAATCCAGAGCTAAAATTGCAATACACATGGGCTATTCTGATACACAAAAAGGATATGTGATATATGACTTAGCTAATAATGTGTTTTTTGTAAACAGAGATGTAGTGTTCAACGAAGACATATTACCATTCAAAATAAAATATGCTACATCAAAATCT TGCAAGGCCAATGGGGACATTGAGAGGTTCAAAGCTAGACTAGTGGCTAAAGGATATAGTCAAAAAGAAGGTATTGACTACCAAGAAACCTTTTCACTTATTGTGAAAATGGTCCCAGTAAGGACAGTACTGTCAATTGCTGCAGCTAAGAAATGGCACATCCATGAAATAAATGTTTACAATGCCTTTCTTCAAGGTTATTTATAtgatgaaatttatatggagCTACCAAAGGGATTTTCCAGTCATAGGGAGAAATCAGTGTGCAGACTGATCAAATCCCTTTATGGTTTGAAACAGGCACCAACGCAATGGAATGCCAAGTTACCAAAGGCACTTATCAAGTTTAACTTCAAGCAAAGCCAGTATGATCACTCATTGTTTATCAAATGGTCCAAGGCACTGTGA